From the genome of Nicotiana sylvestris chromosome 1, ASM39365v2, whole genome shotgun sequence:
TAGACCTAGGGTCCATTTCATTACATGGTATCAGAACCAATCCCATCCCAATTCTAGGTTTACTGGTGTTGCCCCCATATTATACTGTCCACGCTCTAGATGTCCAGTCTTCAGCATGAGGGGAGTGTTATAGTCCACATCAATTGTGGATTGGGTCTTTGATCTCCTTATATAGTCTCGGGCAATCCTCAACTAATAAGCTAGTTTTTGAGTTGAATTAGGCAAAGGTCCATTTCTTTATGCTCTTCATGAAAGAAATATGCAAAGGTCactttaaaatgttaaatatcgaATGCAACAATCAAAGGCCTTCTTATATGCAACAACCtgttaaataagaaaaagaatatTTATTATCGTTACTTCATCTAACACGTCACCTAAATTTTACCTGCAGCGTGTTCTCGTGAAATTCCTTATGCACCTGCCTTAGATGTGATTTTGGCAACTGAAAAGAGAAGCAAAAGAAAACATTACTTCTCAATAGGAAAAGAGGAGTATATCAATCAACTTCATTGTTGAGTAGCATCATTGTTAGATATCGACTTTAATCAAGCAAAGGCATGTAACACATAATATCACTAGTGACAAGATATACTTAATTACATTGAAGCAAATCAATTGAACAGGCTACAGCACGAGTATGATCACCTTTAATCCACTTTCATACTATAGAGTTTTGCATTGTAAAGACATGCCCCTAGCTAAGCATTTATTAGATGATATGAGACTATGCAAAATCTTTAGTCCATCGCTCGAACAATTAAAATTTGGTGGCGAAATAAACTCAACTTCAAAAAATCAGACGGAGAGCAAGATAAATTACTTTAAATgattggatatatatatatatatatatatatatatatatatatattaccttagCATTGTAAGCAGCAGCTTTGATCCCAGATCTAGAAAGAAATTTTGATATACTTAATGTTTCTTTCCTAGTTGGGACATAGATTATTGTCGGTCCATCTTCCAACGGTTCATGCTGAAACTTTGCTCTTTCCTCTGGCTTACTGGGCAGATCAGGTGCTTTGGGCAGTAGAAAACCACTAAAACCTTTTGTTGGTAGTTTTCCGCTAAATTCACCACAAGAAACTGCAGCAATTTCAACATCAGTACAATTTATTTGAGTTCATAAAGTAAATTTAAATGACCAAGCTTACAATTTCAAATTACAAATTTATATCCTAAGTAGCCAATTAGAAATCAAGGAAACTCCTAAAAGCTACCCTAGACCTTGCTCTCAAGAAGATAAAGTCTTTACTTACACTGCTACATAGCCAGTTAGAGGCTGACGACAACCCACAAAAGGCATTTCATTTGTTCGGTTTTAACAAATGAAGAGACTATCTAGGAAACAAAAAGGTTAAGTTTGAGAATGCAGGAACAAGAAGGATGAGATACAGTCAATATATGTATTCTTTTGATCACGTAATGGGAGAGTCGTATTAGGTAAGAGTGTGAGGCTTTTCTTCTAACAAACTATCAAGGATAGTCATCTCtttctcaagctaaggttatttTACCCTCTTGAAATCTCATACTAAACAATCTTGCACCGGTGTGCTGAAGGTTGTCAGTGGCTGCTACAagggtacaacaacaacaacaacatacccaatattatcccacaccgtggggtctggggtggggaggatagtgtgtacacagaccttacccctaccttgtgaggatggagaggttgtttccaatagaccctcggctcaggaaagcataagcaccatattaatgaaaatatagacaagaaagGACAGTACCtaaaagccatataaaagcagaataaaaacaacaagacagtaaggtgatcaacaatgaaagaaaacaaccgTTAGTCATAAAAACCACTGGTACAAGGGTGTGAATTGAAACTTAAACTCTTTAGAATGTAGATAAAAGTACTGCTGCAGATAAGACAAAACAAAAGGATTTATTTCAATCCACACTAAGGTAACCACTATTAAAATTTACAAAATCTTTTCTATATTTGCACAAGAAAAATTCTGAGGTCTCTGCACTGGCTTTGGTAACAGATGAGTTATTCGTCGTGTAATCTTTAGTGCCATGGAAGACAGGTACAATTAAATTCTCTCTTAAATTTGATCTGTACTGTCTAAATGAATATTTCACCAAAGAAGAGTCTTACCATCCAAATCATCAACATCTTGCACAAGATCACACTCATCTTCCAGATACTCAACAGACAATTGTCTATCCTTCAGAGGAGCCAAACCACATCGCCCAGGAGAACGTACTTCGTCTTCACTCTCAGAAACGGCATCCCCCACAACGTCGTCTACATTAACCTCATAGATTCCATTATATTCATCCATGCAACCATTGGAAGCATTATCAGAGCTGTCAGAGTTCTCCTCCGGATTTGTGGGCATTAACTTACTTTTCCTGCCAGTCTTCCCTTTTCTGGAATAAATGCTTATCAGTTCATGAAAATCCTTCTTGTAGGACTCTATAGATGATGTCCTAGAGTGTTTCACCTGCAAGCAGCAGAAATGAAGTGAATTGCTATTATGTCTATCAGCATATGTACTGAAAGTGAAGACTTTATTTTTAGAAGACCAAACACTAGTATTTTagcaaaaatataattaaaaacaCTCAAAGGAAACTTTATTAGTATGCAGTATTTCCCTTTCATCATATTATGCAGGAAACAAAAGTGACACAAAGATTGACGATCTAGTTTAAAATACAATAACTATGGTCAAAGAAAATAGTAATTTAGTTCTTGAGTGTGAATACAGGATTTAATTGATAGGGCAACATAATATCACAACTTACATATGAGTTTGCTGAAGACTTTAGCTTCATGGAAATATTATTTGCAATATTATATAAATAAGTTAATCGTCAAACAATttgcaacccccccccccaacacacacacacacacaaaaaaaaatgaagaagaaaaaaagcacCCTTCATACACAagaaagcaaaaaatgaaattgtGCAGCAAGGCAAATGCAGAACATACAGGGAATACCAAACCAAAAGAGTACCAAACACATTGTAGATTAACTTACTGAAAATCTGAGATTTGGCCTGAAAAATGAAGTGAGAACAATTTGTGTCGCCTTTGACATGTGCAATGACTGCAGAATGTCTTCTCGAACACGAGTAGTTGCAGTAGCAGTCAATGCCATGATCGGTATGTCAAATTTCAGAAACTTCATGGTATCCATTCTAAAGTTCTCTCTCAAAACAGACAATCGCCTACAGTACATGGAAGATTTGTGTCAATATTTTCTTGTAGCTTTTGCTTGGCTAGAATGGAAGTTGGAGAAGAAAAAGATCAGAATTTGACTAGTCATAAGCATAACGTTTATCTTATAAGTTATAAGCACGATGTATCATATCTCTGCTAAAGTAGTAGACTTCGCAATAAGTTGATAAACAAACTCAAGGAACTTAAGAAATCCATCGTGGTATGATACAATATTAATAAGGAGAAAAAGATTGACGTTTGCATGTTAATAATAGCAGAAACACAGAGGTCTTTGAGCTTCAAGTGCAAGAACCATTCTTGTTTGTTGAATGTGTgaccatctcatctaaaagcttaagcTTTAGAGAGAGcacacttttatttacttaattatgtcttcaacacgccacacacacacacacccggGGGGCTTGATTAATTTTTGATGAGCCAAGCACGTGAAAATCTTTTTTGATATCGGGTGGCGATGAGACTCGAGTTCAGGACCTTCgcctgctctaataccatgtcGAAATGCGTGACCATCTCATCTAAAAACTTAAGCTTTTAGAAAGAGCATACTTTTGtttacttaattatgtcttcaacATTGTTGCATGAAGAATAATAAAGAATATCAGGCAGTTTCGAGTGAATGCTTATGCATGTTGTTGAGGCTCAAAATTTCAGCCCTCGCATATTTTAAGATGCAATGTGGCTTCATCAAAATGCTTGGGCCATCTGCATCTTTCTTAGGCTAAAAATGGGGATTAATGAGGAAATGTGAACGTAGCATTCGCGATTGAATAACGCTAACCATTTACCGCTTATTTATGAAATATATCATCTTTGCCACCTTATTTCACAGACTAGGTTTAAACCAGTGCTTTTTGCAGCTAATTGTAGATAAATCTTTGAAGTAGTTTTCAGGATGAAATAAGTGACACTGATGAAGGGGGTAAACTCGTGTTGATAATCCACCCTCTCTAACCTTTCTACTAACTTTATTCATACTTACTTCACTGGCTTCTGATGATAAGGAGCTCTTTCTTGGAAAGAGTTGATGGAGAGAAGACAATATCATCTGGCTTAATAGAAAAAAGCGGAACATCACCCTCCAGATGAGTTTCAGCATCAAACTAAGAACTATAATTATTTCTGTTGAATTTTCAAGGAACTCATGTGAtgaaatcaaagaagaagaacACCAAATGGAAGGTCAGAGTTATCCTATTCTTTGGCTGATGACAGTGGTGAACTCAAGAAAGACTGTTCAGCACTCTTGTAATGTGTCCAGAATAAAGTTTCTCATTTCATTTGGAAGTTGCACCGAATGGTAAAAAAAGGAGTTACTGTTGGCGACCTCAGAATAAGTAGAAAAATGGCATTTGTTGGTATTTTATTCTTTGTATAAAAACCATGGAACTAACACCTTCTTTTGCATTTTCCTCTTTCAAGAATCATAGGATATTTGTGACGTCTGTGTGCAACATCCACTCTTCAGTTGGATGATCAAGTGCATAAACAAACATAGAACCAGAATGCGGAAGGTGACCTCCCCCCACCCTGTGCcaatcccccccccccacacacacacacaaatgtGAATTCTTGCAAGTACTATAATTGGCATGATATGGTATGTAAGTGCTGTACTGAAAGAAAAGAATATCCTCCTTACTTTGTGCACTCTAGGACAAGAGGCTATAGTACTTATCTATATCCAATGACTAAATCAGTTACTGAAAATTTTGACCAATTCCAGATAATAGTATGTCTGATTTATCAAACAAACAAAAGAATATAAACCTGTAATCTGGTCGAAAATCATGACCCCACTTAGAAACACAATGAACTTCATCGATTGCAAATAGAGCAATTCCACGGCTTTCTGCTAGGCTTTGGAGGGGTTTTATGAGTCTGAAAGAAAAGACAAGCAACTCATCTGTCGAACAACAGTCAATACTATCCTTGAAATACAATTCGAGTAACATGCTCTATACCTTAGAATTGTCTCGGGGCATACATAAATGATGCTATACATGCCTGCCATTGCTTTTTGTTCAACACTTCGATCAATTTGACCAGATCCAAGGAAGCAAGCAGAAACTCCATGTTTTGCTAACTTCAAGCACTGGTCGTGCATCAAGCTAATCAATGGTGATATAACAATGACAACCTTCCCAGTCAGCAATGCCGGAATTTGAAAACACAAAGACTTCCCTACATAAAAGTAACTGTCAGAACACAGAATATCACATTAAGATACAAAAAAAGGGACAATAGCAAAGAAGAAAACAGCGTGAGGGGCCAATACCAGATCCTGTTGCTGCAAGAACAAGACAGTCCTGGTGAGCTAACCAAGTTTCAAGAGCTTCTCTCTGAAAATTCTTTAAGGATGAGTATCCAAAGTGCTTGTGCAACAAATTCTTAACCTGCTTTTCCCAATCTGGTCCAATGCTCTCTTCGTCTTTGTGATTATATGGCAACTCGGCTTTTTCAACTGCAATGTGCAGATCAGTATCCTCTGGGGGAGGATGCATATTACAACCTCCGGCATCTCTTTGCAAGACTTCTAATTGAGACATATCCAActtattcatggtcttgcttCTTTTAGGTCTACCTGCTGACTGAATGAATTCGTTTATGCTGGGTTGCCGCATTTTACTTGCAGAACGCGACGAAGAGGAGGCTCTTTTTCCCAGTGTGCCAGCACAACTGGTAATGCATGTGTTACTAGTTGATGCACTCGCAGTGTTTCTTCGAGAATCATCAAGTAGAAAATCAATTGCACCATCAATCGACAGACCCACAGCTTCTATAGCATTTGTAACATCAGATAACTCAAATCCCATTCCAACTAACTCAGCAACAACTTGGTCTGGCTCCATTTACTTTCACTCTGACAGTACACACACATAAGTCCTTAGTATAGAAAAAACAGAATACATTGTCATTAGCATGAAAGTAATGAAAAGGTCAGAGAATCCAGATTGAACTACAATCAAAGAAATCGAAAACAGCCAAACATAGGAAAACAAAACTCATTGAACCAAAACCACTTACAGTAAAACTTTTGCAGCTATATTGACTGTTTTACAGGAGTGAAAAAACACTATACTACTTTTAATGTCGAATAATGCATCTCAATATTTAGTTTTTCTGATCCAATGCTGCAATCACTTCAAAACAatactgataatataataattcaCAAACTTCAATCAAGAATTTGAATTAACAAAAAATTCTCATAATAAACCTTATATTTTCATAATTGACCTATTATTGCCAAGTGATGTTATGGTTCAAATTTCCACATCCGCTAAtcgtttattttattttttttctcggCCAAAATGGAATTTCCCAATAACATTGGTTCTTAATATCATCTATCTAATTGGTGTGCGTCTGTCGCGACTATGAGAGTGGAAGTGAGATGTTGATTACCTTTCTACCGTTGTTCGGGCCTCGGGGAGACGAGAACAGTGGGAACCCTACTGTTGAAGAAAACCAAGATTGGATCCCAGTGAGGTGCTCTCCTCTGCCGCGCCAATTGGCCCGCCTAAATTAAAGGTTATCGATGGTTTGAAGGAAATATGTATACGTCGTCGTATTACTGCATTGAGCATTAGCTCATCCCGTCAATTTGGAAAGGttgtctttctcttctttttttaattgtaaaaattGTAACCAAAATAAGAAAGTCGTCAAGCttctttttgatcaaaagtatttttttttttacaaaaatacttttagccaaaaattgaggtgtttgaccaaacttttgaaaggaaaaaaagtatttttgagaagaagcagaagcagttttggagaagaaaaaaaaatagtttctctccaaaaaatacttttttgagaaataattttgagaaaaatacacttagaaacagttttcaaaaacttggccaaacactaattactgttCAAAAGTGGTTTTctaactaattagccaaacacaaactacttctcaccCAAAAcactttttttaaaagtacttttgaaaaaaaacacttctcaaaataaggtgattgttgcagcttggccaaacaggctaatAGCCTGGTTAGCCAaacttatttttggccaaaagtgtttttttggccaaaagcacttttggcctcaatttgaggtgtttggccagctagcttctggaaggaaaaaaaatgtttttgaggagaagcagaaaaaagtaactTCTCTCCGAAAGCACTTTTTGAGAACCACtctgagaaaaatacacttagaaacagtttttaaaagcttggccaaacactaattgctgctcaaaagtgtttttcaaactaattagtcaaacacaaactgcttctcacaaaaagtacttttgagaaaaacacttttgaaaaaaaaaatacttctcaaaataagttgatttttgcagcttggccaagtggactaatagcttgtttggccaaaaAATGAGGTGTTTGGTCAagattttgaaaggaaaaaaaagtgtttttgatgAGAAGCGGAAGCAGTTTTGGAgtagcagaaaaaagtagcttctctccaaaagcacttttctgagaagcacttttgagaaaaatatacttaaaagcagttttcaaaagtttggacaaacactaattactgctcaaaagtgtttttcaaattaattagtcaaacacaaactacttctcaccaaaagcacttttttaaaaagtgcttttgagaaaagcacttctcagaataagctgattttagaagcttggccaaacgggttaTGAGTATTGATTAGTTAGCGAAGCCTGTTTACCTTTATCCGTTAAGTGGatgatttgagtcacataaaggCGAAATACATAAAGTGTCATTTTAAGTTGCTCCCAACAATCATTTGAACACCTCAATTAAGGTCTTTTTCGTTTAAATGTTTCACGTGACTAAAAGTAAACTCAATAAATGCCTGACCTCATCGGCCCCTGTCGCGTATGTTACACCTCCGGTGTATATTATAAGAACGAATAAGAAGCCGACACGTGGATAAACAATATGAAA
Proteins encoded in this window:
- the LOC104227667 gene encoding ATP-dependent DNA helicase Q-like SIM encodes the protein MEPDQVVAELVGMGFELSDVTNAIEAVGLSIDGAIDFLLDDSRRNTASASTSNTCITSCAGTLGKRASSSSRSASKMRQPSINEFIQSAGRPKRSKTMNKLDMSQLEVLQRDAGGCNMHPPPEDTDLHIAVEKAELPYNHKDEESIGPDWEKQVKNLLHKHFGYSSLKNFQREALETWLAHQDCLVLAATGSGKSLCFQIPALLTGKVVIVISPLISLMHDQCLKLAKHGVSACFLGSGQIDRSVEQKAMAGMYSIIYVCPETILRLIKPLQSLAESRGIALFAIDEVHCVSKWGHDFRPDYRRLSVLRENFRMDTMKFLKFDIPIMALTATATTRVREDILQSLHMSKATQIVLTSFFRPNLRFSVKHSRTSSIESYKKDFHELISIYSRKGKTGRKSKLMPTNPEENSDSSDNASNGCMDEYNGIYEVNVDDVVGDAVSESEDEVRSPGRCGLAPLKDRQLSVEYLEDECDLVQDVDDLDVSCGEFSGKLPTKGFSGFLLPKAPDLPSKPEERAKFQHEPLEDGPTIIYVPTRKETLSISKFLSRSGIKAAAYNAKLPKSHLRQVHKEFHENTLQVIVATIAFGMGIDKLNVRRIIHYGWPQSLEAYYQEAGRAGRDGKVAECVLYANLSRTPTLLPSQRSEEQTKQAYKMLSDCFRYGMNTSCCRAKTLVEYFGERFLLEKCLVCDICIKGPPERQNLKAEAIIFLQVVATHCRNFADISYGGDEGRLGEKLNIKALVSRIREQYQQFSASDLLWWRGLARLLEVKGFIREGDDMTRVQIKYPEVTNRGRQFMSCETEQPFHVYPEADMLLSMRSPKSYSSFTEWGKGWADPEIRRQRLQRKRTWKSPKKRKSRKRQPGSNTVRGRLTAKLSKKK